One Anguilla rostrata isolate EN2019 chromosome 15, ASM1855537v3, whole genome shotgun sequence genomic window carries:
- the LOC135241076 gene encoding interleukin-18 receptor accessory protein-like isoform X1, giving the protein MVYEHTLAVVVVAVLLQEWLCEFRGVCSSSVLYAYKALDGERFVMQCASPHQPYLFNKSGVLERRTEWFRHEGENKKELPGVDDSIVKVGNSLWFSKITERHSGNYSCYTRNVTGTSAVGWGREGVLHFLVDVLQRNKTACHDYGESEVTLILGQGGSIVCPDVKCYTSAPKGAIRWYKNAVPAEKLSPSHVELQDSQLYLITVYEEDNANFTCDLSYVDGLHWTVRRTVRARAIPQDIEDLPHILYPHGNETEEAELGKPHILTCKVQFGFERNSRALITWWVRYHDNGSMEPLEMGSPKKVGPGSFWEQILNRSAHLQQVTHRHLGATFICRARNSRGNATATIRLQRRVEVAGLLLVILWPAVTVMIVTGISVLVRIYWLEIYLLCRTYLPLEETVSVGKEYDAFVSCVSGSSSDEEDSKLTGETLGLHHLPNVLEKQYGYRLCLLQRDLVPGGVYTEDVVWSMQRSRRVICVLSSCYLRSSCLFELETSLEALQHDRGLRLILVWSSPAPPCLAALPLPPTVRRALRVLPALHWSPSHVNPSHSPFWKTLKRAMPISPLPPPSISAPSPAGAHWGEP; this is encoded by the exons ATGGTCTACGAGCACACTTtggctgttgtggttgttgCTGTTTTGCTCCAGGAGTGGCTTTGTGAATTCAGag GCGTGTGTTCCAGCTCTGTATTGTACGCATATAAAGCTTTAGATGGGGAACGTTTCGTGATGCAGTGTGCCTCTCCACACCAACCCTATCTCTTTAACAAATCTGGGGTCCTGGAGCGACGCACAGAATGGTTCAGGCATGAGGGAGAGAATAAGAAAGAGCTTCCTGGGGTGGATGACAGCATTGTGAAAGTGGGGAATTCCCTGTGGTTCTCTAAGATTACTGAAAGGCACTCTGGGAACTATTCCTGTTATACCAG GAACGTCACAGGAACGTCGGCTGTTggttggggcagagagggtgtgCTGCACTTCCTGGTTGATGTGCTACAGAGGAATAAGACTGCTTGCCATGACTATGGAGAGAGCGAGGTGACCCTGATTTTGGGACAAGGAGGCAGCATCGTCTGCCCAGATGTGAAGTGCTATACTTCAGCTCCAAAAGGAGCCATCAGGTGGTACAAG aatgCAGTCCCTGCTGAGAAACTGAGCCCTAGCCATGTAGAGCTGCAGGACAGCCAGCTCTATCTGATAACTGTCTATGAAGAGGATAACGCTAACTTCACCTGCGACCTCAGCTATGTGGATGGGCTACACTGGACCGTCAGGAGGACTGTGAGAGCCAGAGCAATAC CGCAGGACATCGAGGACCTGCCCCACATCCTGTATCCCCATGGTAACGAGACAGAGGAAGCAGAGCTGG GAAAGCCACACATACTCACCTGTAAGGTGCAGTTCGGCTTTGAGAGGAACTCCAGAGCACTGATCACATGGTGGGTCAGATACCATGACAACGGCAGCATGGAACCTTTGGAGATGGGCTCTCCTAA GAAGGTGGGTCCAGGAAGCTTCTGGGAGCAAATACTCAATCGTAGTGCGCACCTGCAGCAGGTGACCCACAGGCACCTGGGAGCCACTTTCATCTGCCGGGCACGGAACTCCAGAGGCAATGCCACCGCTACCATAAGACTACAGAGAAGAGTTGAAG TGGCTGGACTCTTACTGGTTATTCTGTGGCCTGCTGTCACTGTGATGATTGTGACAGGAATCAGCGTTTTAGTGCGGATTTACTGGCTGGAGATTTACCTTCTGTGCAGAACCTACCTCCCACTAGAAGAAACAGTTTCAG TAGGAAAGGAGTATGATGCCTTTGTGTCATGTGTGAGCGGCTCTTCCTCAGATGAGGAAGACAGCAAACTGACAGGGGAGACCCTGGGGCTGCATCACCTCCCCAATGTGCTGGAGAAACAGTACGGATACAGGCTGTGTCTGCTGCAGAGAGACCTGGTACCTGGAGGAG TGTACACAGAGGATGTGGTGTGGTCCAtgcagaggagcaggagggtgaTCTGTGTGTTGAGCTCCTGCTACCTGCGTAGCAGCTGCCTGTTTGAGCTGGAGACCAGCCTGGAGGCCCTTCAGCATGACAGGGGGCTCCGCCTCATCCTGGTGTGGAGcagcccggccccgccctgcctcgcagctctgcccctccctcccacggTGAGGCGGGCCCTTAGAGTCTTACCTGCGCTCCACTGGAGCCCTTCCCATGTCAATCCCTCCCATTCCCCTTTCTGGAAGACCCTAAAGCGGGCCATGCCGATCAGTCCCCTCCCACCACCATCCATCTCTGCACCAAGCCCCGCAGGGGCTCACTGGGGAGAGCCCTGA
- the LOC135241076 gene encoding interleukin-18 receptor accessory protein-like isoform X2, whose amino-acid sequence MVYEHTLAVVVVAVLLQEWLCEFRGVCSSSVLYAYKALDGERFVMQCASPHQPYLFNKSGVLERRTEWFRHEGENKKELPGVDDSIVKVGNSLWFSKITERHSGNYSCYTRNVTGTSAVGWGREGVLHFLVDVLQRNKTACHDYGESEVTLILGQGGSIVCPDVKCYTSAPKGAIRWYKNAVPAEKLSPSHVELQDSQLYLITVYEEDNANFTCDLSYVDGLHWTVRRTVRARAIPQDIEDLPHILYPHGNETEEAELGKPHILTCKVQFGFERNSRALITWWVRYHDNGSMEPLEMGSPKKVGPGSFWEQILNRSAHLQQVTHRHLGATFICRARNSRGNATATIRLQRRVEVAGLLLVILWPAVTVMIVTGISVLVRIYWLEIYLLCRTYLPLEETVSGKEYDAFVSCVSGSSSDEEDSKLTGETLGLHHLPNVLEKQYGYRLCLLQRDLVPGGVYTEDVVWSMQRSRRVICVLSSCYLRSSCLFELETSLEALQHDRGLRLILVWSSPAPPCLAALPLPPTVRRALRVLPALHWSPSHVNPSHSPFWKTLKRAMPISPLPPPSISAPSPAGAHWGEP is encoded by the exons ATGGTCTACGAGCACACTTtggctgttgtggttgttgCTGTTTTGCTCCAGGAGTGGCTTTGTGAATTCAGag GCGTGTGTTCCAGCTCTGTATTGTACGCATATAAAGCTTTAGATGGGGAACGTTTCGTGATGCAGTGTGCCTCTCCACACCAACCCTATCTCTTTAACAAATCTGGGGTCCTGGAGCGACGCACAGAATGGTTCAGGCATGAGGGAGAGAATAAGAAAGAGCTTCCTGGGGTGGATGACAGCATTGTGAAAGTGGGGAATTCCCTGTGGTTCTCTAAGATTACTGAAAGGCACTCTGGGAACTATTCCTGTTATACCAG GAACGTCACAGGAACGTCGGCTGTTggttggggcagagagggtgtgCTGCACTTCCTGGTTGATGTGCTACAGAGGAATAAGACTGCTTGCCATGACTATGGAGAGAGCGAGGTGACCCTGATTTTGGGACAAGGAGGCAGCATCGTCTGCCCAGATGTGAAGTGCTATACTTCAGCTCCAAAAGGAGCCATCAGGTGGTACAAG aatgCAGTCCCTGCTGAGAAACTGAGCCCTAGCCATGTAGAGCTGCAGGACAGCCAGCTCTATCTGATAACTGTCTATGAAGAGGATAACGCTAACTTCACCTGCGACCTCAGCTATGTGGATGGGCTACACTGGACCGTCAGGAGGACTGTGAGAGCCAGAGCAATAC CGCAGGACATCGAGGACCTGCCCCACATCCTGTATCCCCATGGTAACGAGACAGAGGAAGCAGAGCTGG GAAAGCCACACATACTCACCTGTAAGGTGCAGTTCGGCTTTGAGAGGAACTCCAGAGCACTGATCACATGGTGGGTCAGATACCATGACAACGGCAGCATGGAACCTTTGGAGATGGGCTCTCCTAA GAAGGTGGGTCCAGGAAGCTTCTGGGAGCAAATACTCAATCGTAGTGCGCACCTGCAGCAGGTGACCCACAGGCACCTGGGAGCCACTTTCATCTGCCGGGCACGGAACTCCAGAGGCAATGCCACCGCTACCATAAGACTACAGAGAAGAGTTGAAG TGGCTGGACTCTTACTGGTTATTCTGTGGCCTGCTGTCACTGTGATGATTGTGACAGGAATCAGCGTTTTAGTGCGGATTTACTGGCTGGAGATTTACCTTCTGTGCAGAACCTACCTCCCACTAGAAGAAACAGTTTCAG GAAAGGAGTATGATGCCTTTGTGTCATGTGTGAGCGGCTCTTCCTCAGATGAGGAAGACAGCAAACTGACAGGGGAGACCCTGGGGCTGCATCACCTCCCCAATGTGCTGGAGAAACAGTACGGATACAGGCTGTGTCTGCTGCAGAGAGACCTGGTACCTGGAGGAG TGTACACAGAGGATGTGGTGTGGTCCAtgcagaggagcaggagggtgaTCTGTGTGTTGAGCTCCTGCTACCTGCGTAGCAGCTGCCTGTTTGAGCTGGAGACCAGCCTGGAGGCCCTTCAGCATGACAGGGGGCTCCGCCTCATCCTGGTGTGGAGcagcccggccccgccctgcctcgcagctctgcccctccctcccacggTGAGGCGGGCCCTTAGAGTCTTACCTGCGCTCCACTGGAGCCCTTCCCATGTCAATCCCTCCCATTCCCCTTTCTGGAAGACCCTAAAGCGGGCCATGCCGATCAGTCCCCTCCCACCACCATCCATCTCTGCACCAAGCCCCGCAGGGGCTCACTGGGGAGAGCCCTGA
- the LOC135241076 gene encoding interleukin-18 receptor accessory protein-like isoform X4, whose product MVYEHTLAVVVVAVLLQEWLCEFRGVCSSSVLYAYKALDGERFVMQCASPHQPYLFNKSGVLERRTEWFRHEGENKKELPGVDDSIVKVGNSLWFSKITERHSGNYSCYTRNVTGTSAVGWGREGVLHFLVDVLQRNKTACHDYGESEVTLILGQGGSIVCPDVKCYTSAPKGAIRWYKNAVPAEKLSPSHVELQDSQLYLITVYEEDNANFTCDLSYVDGLHWTVRRTVRARAIPQDIEDLPHILYPHGNETEEAELGKPHILTCKVQFGFERNSRALITWWVRYHDNGSMEPLEMGSPKKVGPGSFWEQILNRSAHLQQVTHRHLGATFICRARNSRGNATATIRLQRRVEGISVLVRIYWLEIYLLCRTYLPLEETVSGKEYDAFVSCVSGSSSDEEDSKLTGETLGLHHLPNVLEKQYGYRLCLLQRDLVPGGVYTEDVVWSMQRSRRVICVLSSCYLRSSCLFELETSLEALQHDRGLRLILVWSSPAPPCLAALPLPPTVRRALRVLPALHWSPSHVNPSHSPFWKTLKRAMPISPLPPPSISAPSPAGAHWGEP is encoded by the exons ATGGTCTACGAGCACACTTtggctgttgtggttgttgCTGTTTTGCTCCAGGAGTGGCTTTGTGAATTCAGag GCGTGTGTTCCAGCTCTGTATTGTACGCATATAAAGCTTTAGATGGGGAACGTTTCGTGATGCAGTGTGCCTCTCCACACCAACCCTATCTCTTTAACAAATCTGGGGTCCTGGAGCGACGCACAGAATGGTTCAGGCATGAGGGAGAGAATAAGAAAGAGCTTCCTGGGGTGGATGACAGCATTGTGAAAGTGGGGAATTCCCTGTGGTTCTCTAAGATTACTGAAAGGCACTCTGGGAACTATTCCTGTTATACCAG GAACGTCACAGGAACGTCGGCTGTTggttggggcagagagggtgtgCTGCACTTCCTGGTTGATGTGCTACAGAGGAATAAGACTGCTTGCCATGACTATGGAGAGAGCGAGGTGACCCTGATTTTGGGACAAGGAGGCAGCATCGTCTGCCCAGATGTGAAGTGCTATACTTCAGCTCCAAAAGGAGCCATCAGGTGGTACAAG aatgCAGTCCCTGCTGAGAAACTGAGCCCTAGCCATGTAGAGCTGCAGGACAGCCAGCTCTATCTGATAACTGTCTATGAAGAGGATAACGCTAACTTCACCTGCGACCTCAGCTATGTGGATGGGCTACACTGGACCGTCAGGAGGACTGTGAGAGCCAGAGCAATAC CGCAGGACATCGAGGACCTGCCCCACATCCTGTATCCCCATGGTAACGAGACAGAGGAAGCAGAGCTGG GAAAGCCACACATACTCACCTGTAAGGTGCAGTTCGGCTTTGAGAGGAACTCCAGAGCACTGATCACATGGTGGGTCAGATACCATGACAACGGCAGCATGGAACCTTTGGAGATGGGCTCTCCTAA GAAGGTGGGTCCAGGAAGCTTCTGGGAGCAAATACTCAATCGTAGTGCGCACCTGCAGCAGGTGACCCACAGGCACCTGGGAGCCACTTTCATCTGCCGGGCACGGAACTCCAGAGGCAATGCCACCGCTACCATAAGACTACAGAGAAGAGTTGAAG GAATCAGCGTTTTAGTGCGGATTTACTGGCTGGAGATTTACCTTCTGTGCAGAACCTACCTCCCACTAGAAGAAACAGTTTCAG GAAAGGAGTATGATGCCTTTGTGTCATGTGTGAGCGGCTCTTCCTCAGATGAGGAAGACAGCAAACTGACAGGGGAGACCCTGGGGCTGCATCACCTCCCCAATGTGCTGGAGAAACAGTACGGATACAGGCTGTGTCTGCTGCAGAGAGACCTGGTACCTGGAGGAG TGTACACAGAGGATGTGGTGTGGTCCAtgcagaggagcaggagggtgaTCTGTGTGTTGAGCTCCTGCTACCTGCGTAGCAGCTGCCTGTTTGAGCTGGAGACCAGCCTGGAGGCCCTTCAGCATGACAGGGGGCTCCGCCTCATCCTGGTGTGGAGcagcccggccccgccctgcctcgcagctctgcccctccctcccacggTGAGGCGGGCCCTTAGAGTCTTACCTGCGCTCCACTGGAGCCCTTCCCATGTCAATCCCTCCCATTCCCCTTTCTGGAAGACCCTAAAGCGGGCCATGCCGATCAGTCCCCTCCCACCACCATCCATCTCTGCACCAAGCCCCGCAGGGGCTCACTGGGGAGAGCCCTGA
- the LOC135241076 gene encoding interleukin-18 receptor accessory protein-like isoform X3 encodes MVYEHTLAVVVVAVLLQEWLCEFRGVCSSSVLYAYKALDGERFVMQCASPHQPYLFNKSGVLERRTEWFRHEGENKKELPGVDDSIVKVGNSLWFSKITERHSGNYSCYTRNVTGTSAVGWGREGVLHFLVDVLQRNKTACHDYGESEVTLILGQGGSIVCPDVKCYTSAPKGAIRWYKNAVPAEKLSPSHVELQDSQLYLITVYEEDNANFTCDLSYVDGLHWTVRRTVRARAIPQDIEDLPHILYPHGNETEEAELGKPHILTCKVQFGFERNSRALITWWVRYHDNGSMEPLEMGSPKKVGPGSFWEQILNRSAHLQQVTHRHLGATFICRARNSRGNATATIRLQRRVEGISVLVRIYWLEIYLLCRTYLPLEETVSVGKEYDAFVSCVSGSSSDEEDSKLTGETLGLHHLPNVLEKQYGYRLCLLQRDLVPGGVYTEDVVWSMQRSRRVICVLSSCYLRSSCLFELETSLEALQHDRGLRLILVWSSPAPPCLAALPLPPTVRRALRVLPALHWSPSHVNPSHSPFWKTLKRAMPISPLPPPSISAPSPAGAHWGEP; translated from the exons ATGGTCTACGAGCACACTTtggctgttgtggttgttgCTGTTTTGCTCCAGGAGTGGCTTTGTGAATTCAGag GCGTGTGTTCCAGCTCTGTATTGTACGCATATAAAGCTTTAGATGGGGAACGTTTCGTGATGCAGTGTGCCTCTCCACACCAACCCTATCTCTTTAACAAATCTGGGGTCCTGGAGCGACGCACAGAATGGTTCAGGCATGAGGGAGAGAATAAGAAAGAGCTTCCTGGGGTGGATGACAGCATTGTGAAAGTGGGGAATTCCCTGTGGTTCTCTAAGATTACTGAAAGGCACTCTGGGAACTATTCCTGTTATACCAG GAACGTCACAGGAACGTCGGCTGTTggttggggcagagagggtgtgCTGCACTTCCTGGTTGATGTGCTACAGAGGAATAAGACTGCTTGCCATGACTATGGAGAGAGCGAGGTGACCCTGATTTTGGGACAAGGAGGCAGCATCGTCTGCCCAGATGTGAAGTGCTATACTTCAGCTCCAAAAGGAGCCATCAGGTGGTACAAG aatgCAGTCCCTGCTGAGAAACTGAGCCCTAGCCATGTAGAGCTGCAGGACAGCCAGCTCTATCTGATAACTGTCTATGAAGAGGATAACGCTAACTTCACCTGCGACCTCAGCTATGTGGATGGGCTACACTGGACCGTCAGGAGGACTGTGAGAGCCAGAGCAATAC CGCAGGACATCGAGGACCTGCCCCACATCCTGTATCCCCATGGTAACGAGACAGAGGAAGCAGAGCTGG GAAAGCCACACATACTCACCTGTAAGGTGCAGTTCGGCTTTGAGAGGAACTCCAGAGCACTGATCACATGGTGGGTCAGATACCATGACAACGGCAGCATGGAACCTTTGGAGATGGGCTCTCCTAA GAAGGTGGGTCCAGGAAGCTTCTGGGAGCAAATACTCAATCGTAGTGCGCACCTGCAGCAGGTGACCCACAGGCACCTGGGAGCCACTTTCATCTGCCGGGCACGGAACTCCAGAGGCAATGCCACCGCTACCATAAGACTACAGAGAAGAGTTGAAG GAATCAGCGTTTTAGTGCGGATTTACTGGCTGGAGATTTACCTTCTGTGCAGAACCTACCTCCCACTAGAAGAAACAGTTTCAG TAGGAAAGGAGTATGATGCCTTTGTGTCATGTGTGAGCGGCTCTTCCTCAGATGAGGAAGACAGCAAACTGACAGGGGAGACCCTGGGGCTGCATCACCTCCCCAATGTGCTGGAGAAACAGTACGGATACAGGCTGTGTCTGCTGCAGAGAGACCTGGTACCTGGAGGAG TGTACACAGAGGATGTGGTGTGGTCCAtgcagaggagcaggagggtgaTCTGTGTGTTGAGCTCCTGCTACCTGCGTAGCAGCTGCCTGTTTGAGCTGGAGACCAGCCTGGAGGCCCTTCAGCATGACAGGGGGCTCCGCCTCATCCTGGTGTGGAGcagcccggccccgccctgcctcgcagctctgcccctccctcccacggTGAGGCGGGCCCTTAGAGTCTTACCTGCGCTCCACTGGAGCCCTTCCCATGTCAATCCCTCCCATTCCCCTTTCTGGAAGACCCTAAAGCGGGCCATGCCGATCAGTCCCCTCCCACCACCATCCATCTCTGCACCAAGCCCCGCAGGGGCTCACTGGGGAGAGCCCTGA
- the tex30 gene encoding testis-expressed protein 30: MNLFHEDKVKIPFGSKHLDAAICIPAEASDVRTAVVLTHGAGGDMNFRHLVLLAEALSSAGLLCLRFTCKGLNLVYRVRAYNAIVEYIQNLKTFTFKNIFLGGRSMGARAAAALVKQLSEEAGDSVQGLICLSFPLHPPGQMHAHSKRSEHLLELTQTPVLFVSGTDDDMCQRDLLEDLRKKMKVPTAVHWIEGGSHGLAVKGRPEEEVLQEINSGVTAWILEHI, translated from the exons atgaatttattccACGAG GACAAAGTAAAAATTCCTTTCGGGTCCAAACACCTGGATGCGGCTATATGCATCCCTGCAGAAGCCAGCGATGTGCGAACCGCCGTAGTTCTTACACACGGAGCCGGGGGGGATATGAACTTCAGACACCTGGTTTTACTCGCTGAAGCACTGTCTTCGGCTGGCCTACTATGTTTGCGATTTACGTGCAAAGGACTAAACCTCGTTTACAGAGTTAGGGCTTATAATGCCATTGTG GAATATATACAAAACCTGAAGACGTtcactttcaaaaacatttttcttggtG GCCGGTCAATGGGAGCCAGGGCTGCTGCTGCCTTGGTAAAGCAGCTGAGTGAGGAGGCTGGTGACTCAGTGCAAGGCCTGATCTGTCTGTCCTTCCCACTGCATCCTCCTGGACAGATGCATGCCCACAGCAAGCGCAGTGAGCATCTCCTGGAGCTGACCCAAACGCCTGTGCTTTTCGTCTCCGGAACCGATGATGACATGTGCCAGAGG GATCTACTGGAAGATTTAAGAAAGAAGATGAAAGTTCCAACTGCAGTTCACTGGATAGAGGGAGGTAGCCATGGACTAGCTGTGAAAGGGAGGCCAGAAGAGGAAGTACTGCAGGAAATTAACTCTGGTGTCACAGCATGGATCCTAGAACACATTTAA
- the nepro gene encoding nucleolus and neural progenitor protein isoform X2 — MEVDLWNRISIPRPGAISTTHIPFNKYTDSEVTHLLKASETVLKLLRSKVLQTEVRVLYALLYVLNNSLRQHLPFRAIKQVEQCINRLKDMKLESVLQDLKEMCPTKVQRLVGKRTGQCEVPSQPTLEWMCLKVLGACKLMICMAERCSRAFHCFPGPVCRAFSNGIIRTLAPVYEKMMVLLQEVSQAKPMPFLSDFILPTDLEAFLGPVAKLKGDLCGAKGMRRPSMLNRLFTEEGRNRKRKQACLHRKSSRGSDRVDLGSVVSQSRAEVTDHLGGFDLKSMLKRPYGKNNQFVFGRLTPCELNIPKTKSTSQKLAVIGQKKSFLKKLKTMSSLSDMGAHLQEMIDWFRSRKMRRESSCLRLLQLKCLRLKRLEAQGLRVNRKLQSLRGEMGRALYPGEARRTEHFLFLQRYRTRHCHSLHRQWRRLHCRALFSSNRKRSYKCSRRGGPSQTLAGGGLSPEEGTGGGGGVTNEDTARDEKSHGMHACTSGQDDIDDIFASIGF, encoded by the exons ATGGAGGTCGACTTGTGGAATAGAATCAGTATTCCGCGCCCAGGAGCGATTTCTACTACTCACATTCCgtttaataaatatacag ACAGTGAGGTAACGCACCTGTTGAAAGCCTCCGAAACGGTGTTAAAATTACTGCGTAGTAAAGTTCTACAGACGGAAGTCCGCGTCCTGTACGCTCTACTCTACGTGCTAAACAACAGTCTGAGGCAACATCTGCCGTTCCGGGCTATTAAACAG GTGGAACAATGCATAAACCGCCTGAAAGACATGAAGTTGGAATCTGTTCTTCAGGACTTGAAGGAGATGTGTCCAACAAAGGTGCAAAG GCTGGTGGGGAAGAGGACTGGTCAGTGTGAGGTTCCCAGCCAGCCCACCCTGGAGTGGATGTGTCTCAAAGTACTAGGTGCCTGCAAGCTGATGATCTGCATGGCAGAGCGCTGCTCCCGAGCCTTCCA CTGTTTTCCCGGGCCTGTCTGCAGGGCATTTTCCAATGGGATCATTCGAACCCTGGCCCCTGTGTATGAGAAGATGATGGTGCTCCTGCAGGAGGTGTCCCAGGCCAAGCCTATGCCCTTCCTCTCTGATTTCATCCTCCCAACGGACCTGGAAGCATTCCTGGGGCCAGTGGCAAAACTCAAAGGAGACCTCTGTGGGGCCAAAGGGATGAGAAGGCCTTCAATGTTGAACAGATTGTTCACAGAGGAGGgaaggaacaggaagaggaagcaagcaTGCTTGCACAGGAAATCGAGTCGGGGGAGTGACAGGGTGGacctgggaagtgtagtttcaCAGAGCCGTGCTGAGGTCACAG ATCACCTTGGTGGATTTGATTTGAAGTCCATGCTCAAAAGACCATATGGAAAGAACAATCAG tttgtttttgggAGGCTTACTCCATGTGAACTGAATATACCCAAAACGAAGAGTACATCACAAAAattggctgtgattggtcagaagaAAAGCTTCCTGAAGAAGCTGAAAACCATGTCCTCACTCAGTGACATGGGTGCCCATCTGCAGGAGATGATTGACTGGTTTAGGAGTAGGAAAATgcggagagagagcagctgtcTTCGGCTGTTGCAGTTAAAGTGTCTGAGACTGAAACGGCTGGAGGCTCAGGGGCTCAG GGTGAACAGGAAGCTGCAGAGTTTGAGAGGGGAGATGGGTAGAGCTCTTTATCCCGGTGAAGCCCGAAGGActgagcacttcctgttcctgcagcGCTACAGGACCAGACACTGCCATTCCCTGCACAGACAGTGGAGGAGGCTGCACTGCAGGGCTCTGTTCAGCTCAAATAGGAAGCGCTCGTATAAATGCAGCAGAAGGGGCGGGCCGAGCCAGACGCTAGCAGGGGGCGGGCTCTCCCCTGAGGAAGGgacagggggaggtgggggtgtgacCAATGAGGACACAGCTAGGGACGAGAAGAGCCATGGCATGCATGCCTGCACATCTGGGCAAGATGACATTGATGACATTTTTGCTTCTATTGGGTTCTGA
- the nepro gene encoding nucleolus and neural progenitor protein isoform X1 codes for MEVDLWNRISIPRPGAISTTHIPFNKYTDSEVTHLLKASETVLKLLRSKVLQTEVRVLYALLYVLNNSLRQHLPFRAIKQVEQCINRLKDMKLESVLQDLKEMCPTKVQRLVGKRTGQCEVPSQPTLEWMCLKVLGACKLMICMAERCSRAFQLAGQHLHWREFIVLNLVLMSMLSRLWAFSNGIIRTLAPVYEKMMVLLQEVSQAKPMPFLSDFILPTDLEAFLGPVAKLKGDLCGAKGMRRPSMLNRLFTEEGRNRKRKQACLHRKSSRGSDRVDLGSVVSQSRAEVTDHLGGFDLKSMLKRPYGKNNQFVFGRLTPCELNIPKTKSTSQKLAVIGQKKSFLKKLKTMSSLSDMGAHLQEMIDWFRSRKMRRESSCLRLLQLKCLRLKRLEAQGLRVNRKLQSLRGEMGRALYPGEARRTEHFLFLQRYRTRHCHSLHRQWRRLHCRALFSSNRKRSYKCSRRGGPSQTLAGGGLSPEEGTGGGGGVTNEDTARDEKSHGMHACTSGQDDIDDIFASIGF; via the exons ATGGAGGTCGACTTGTGGAATAGAATCAGTATTCCGCGCCCAGGAGCGATTTCTACTACTCACATTCCgtttaataaatatacag ACAGTGAGGTAACGCACCTGTTGAAAGCCTCCGAAACGGTGTTAAAATTACTGCGTAGTAAAGTTCTACAGACGGAAGTCCGCGTCCTGTACGCTCTACTCTACGTGCTAAACAACAGTCTGAGGCAACATCTGCCGTTCCGGGCTATTAAACAG GTGGAACAATGCATAAACCGCCTGAAAGACATGAAGTTGGAATCTGTTCTTCAGGACTTGAAGGAGATGTGTCCAACAAAGGTGCAAAG GCTGGTGGGGAAGAGGACTGGTCAGTGTGAGGTTCCCAGCCAGCCCACCCTGGAGTGGATGTGTCTCAAAGTACTAGGTGCCTGCAAGCTGATGATCTGCATGGCAGAGCGCTGCTCCCGAGCCTTCCA ACTTGCAGGGCAGCACCTCCACTGGCGAGAGTTCATTGTGCTGAATTTGGTGCTCATGAGCATGCTCAGTCGGCTTTG GGCATTTTCCAATGGGATCATTCGAACCCTGGCCCCTGTGTATGAGAAGATGATGGTGCTCCTGCAGGAGGTGTCCCAGGCCAAGCCTATGCCCTTCCTCTCTGATTTCATCCTCCCAACGGACCTGGAAGCATTCCTGGGGCCAGTGGCAAAACTCAAAGGAGACCTCTGTGGGGCCAAAGGGATGAGAAGGCCTTCAATGTTGAACAGATTGTTCACAGAGGAGGgaaggaacaggaagaggaagcaagcaTGCTTGCACAGGAAATCGAGTCGGGGGAGTGACAGGGTGGacctgggaagtgtagtttcaCAGAGCCGTGCTGAGGTCACAG ATCACCTTGGTGGATTTGATTTGAAGTCCATGCTCAAAAGACCATATGGAAAGAACAATCAG tttgtttttgggAGGCTTACTCCATGTGAACTGAATATACCCAAAACGAAGAGTACATCACAAAAattggctgtgattggtcagaagaAAAGCTTCCTGAAGAAGCTGAAAACCATGTCCTCACTCAGTGACATGGGTGCCCATCTGCAGGAGATGATTGACTGGTTTAGGAGTAGGAAAATgcggagagagagcagctgtcTTCGGCTGTTGCAGTTAAAGTGTCTGAGACTGAAACGGCTGGAGGCTCAGGGGCTCAG GGTGAACAGGAAGCTGCAGAGTTTGAGAGGGGAGATGGGTAGAGCTCTTTATCCCGGTGAAGCCCGAAGGActgagcacttcctgttcctgcagcGCTACAGGACCAGACACTGCCATTCCCTGCACAGACAGTGGAGGAGGCTGCACTGCAGGGCTCTGTTCAGCTCAAATAGGAAGCGCTCGTATAAATGCAGCAGAAGGGGCGGGCCGAGCCAGACGCTAGCAGGGGGCGGGCTCTCCCCTGAGGAAGGgacagggggaggtgggggtgtgacCAATGAGGACACAGCTAGGGACGAGAAGAGCCATGGCATGCATGCCTGCACATCTGGGCAAGATGACATTGATGACATTTTTGCTTCTATTGGGTTCTGA